Proteins from a single region of Nomia melanderi isolate GNS246 chromosome 9, iyNomMela1, whole genome shotgun sequence:
- the tna gene encoding zinc finger MIZ domain-containing protein tonalli isoform X1, with product MTMKISERTPVIGELPEPHDTWSLSFFPKLAARTTSTTAALGVGVQPVLSAGYHSAVPPQNGGGGSTFSAAAMVAAATATATATASVVAMQDRQDIPSQFNQMQSQHGIPHQTYNAGYAQRGPMAGMGPVGMSNFNSMGTMSPMHSMNSMNSMNSMNGMNSMNPMSMGGMNGMTGMNAMTPMNSMSNMGNMGMNNMMGPNNMQMNKMSMQAQPHQGYPRRLAPYPNPAMHMTQKRQQGPYAGPNPAAMQPNFNGMATSQYPTNYPAAARPNFPQYQPMQSMNPTAAGFGPNTMIRSTNMRQAAPSYNTTAQAAATSQYYGSNGIPVSMGPTTVGNQFVGHQPNTGYAGGASSYGASAAVTSQYQQDVAAMRTTGAGSLNYQHSPIPGNPTPPLTPATSMPPYISPNPDIKPNFNEMKSPVNLQKDDELRLTFPVRDGIILPPFRLEHNLAVSNHVFQLKSTVHQTLMWRSDLELQLKCFHHEDRQMNTNWPASVQVSVNATPLVIDRGENKTSHKPLYLKDVCQPGRNTIQITVSACCCSHLFVLQLVHRPSVRSVLHGLLRKRLLTAEHCITKIKRNFSNTISNNGIQSEKDVVEQTALKVSLKCPITFKRITLPARGHDCKHIQCFDLESYLQLNCERGSWRCPVCTKPAQLEGLEVDQYMWGILNTLNTAEVEEVTIDSMANWKPAKNMSGIKSEEESDCKRMTKAMSPGSMNMPTMNNWDMNQAMSPYIPPDMSSIVSGSMMNNTQSTYTNNNINHRNSSGGSFDINSGTNTNASNDYSNGTGPLSHLNESVNSLDPLNAMEKSLNDQMPHTPHTPHTPHTPHTPGGGNSGPPSVPPASQESTGNHNTSGSTSTNINNDTADIPSDLNFDPAAVIDGEGTGQEALNLLPDNVVDPMELLSYLDPPDLNTPPSSGASSGNPSSSDDILALFE from the exons CACCCCGGTAATCGGTGAATTGCCTGAGCCGCACGACACTTGGTCGTTGTCGTTTTTCCCGAAATTGGCAGCAAGAACAACATCAACAACGGCGGCGCTCGGCGTTGGGGTGCAGCCCGTGTTATCAGCCGGCTATCATAGCGCGGTGCCACCCCAGAACGGGGGTGGTGGTTCGACATTTAGTGCCGCGGCGATGGTGGCAGCTGCCACCGCTACGGCCACCGCCACTGCCAGCGTGGTGGCCATGCAGGACCGCCAAGACATCCCCTCGCAATTCAATCAG ATGCAGAGCCAACATGGAATCCCCCACCAAACGTACAACGCAGGGTACGCCCAAAGAGGACCAATGGCCGGAATGGGGCCAGTCGGGATGAGCAATTTCAATAGCATGGGCACGATGAGCCCAATGCACTCTATGAATTCCATGAATTCGATGAACAGTATGAATGGCATGAACTCGATGAATCCTATGTCGATGGGAGGTATGAACGGTATGACTGGTATGAACGCGATGACACCCATGAACTCCATGAGTAACATGGGTAACATGGGCATGAACAATATGATGGGACCTAACAACATGCAGATGAACAAAATGAGCATGCAG GCTCAACCCCACCAAGGCTATCCAAGGAGATTAGCGCCTTACCCCAACCCCGCGATGCACATGACGCAGAAGAGGCAACAGGGTCCTTACGCTGGCCCGAATCCAGCTGCGATGCAGCCGAACTTCAACGGTATGGCGACGTCGCAGTATCCGACCAATTACCCAGCGGCAGCGAGGCCGAACTTTCCCCAGTATCAGCCGATGCAGAGCATGAATCCCACGGCCGCCGGCTTCGGGCCCAACACGATGATACGGAGCACGAACATGAGGCAAGCCGCGCCGTCTTACAACACCACTGCTCAGGCGGCGGCGACCAGCCAATACTACGGTAGCAACGGTATACCGGTTAGCATGGGACCTACCACTGTTGGCAATCAATTCGTCGGTCATCAACCGAACACGGGATACGCTGGTGGTGCATCCTCGTACGGGGCGAGCGCCGCGGTGACCAGTCAGTACCAACAGGACGTGGCGGCGATGAGAACGACGGGCGCGGGGAGTTTGAATTATCAACACAGTCCTATCCCCGGAAACCCGACTCCGCCGCTCACGCCTGCCACCAGCATGCCCCCTTACATTAGTCCGAATCCAGACATTAAACCTAACTTCAATGAGATGAAGTCACCAGTTAACCTTCAGA AGGACGACGAACTAAGATTAACATTCCCAGTGAGGGATGGCATCATTCTTCCACCCTTCCGCTTAGAACACAATTTGGCTGTAAGCAATCACGTATTCCAACTGAAGTCCACGGTGCACCAAACGTTAATGTGGCGATCGGATCTTGAACTACAGCTCAAGTGTTTCCATCATGAGGATAGGCAAATGAATACGAATTGGCCGGCGAGCGTACAAGTTTCCGTGAACGCTACGCCGCTAGTTATCGATCGTGGTGAGAATAAAACGTCTCATAAGCCCTTATACCTGAAGGACGTGTGTCAACCGGGAAGGAACACGATACAAATCACCGTCTCGGCGTGTTGTTGT TCGCATTTGTTCGTGCTTCAATTAGTCCATCGGCCAAGCGTGCGAAGTGTGCTCCATGGATTACTACGCAAAAGGCTACTTACAGCAGAACATTGTATAACAAAAATCAAACGGAATTTCAGTAATACTATTTCAAATAATGGAATACAATCGGAGAAAGACGTGGTGGAACAAACAGCACTTAAG GTATCTTTAAAATGTCCTATCACTTTTAAACGTATTACACTGCCAGCAAGAGGACACGATTGCAAGCACATACAATGCTTCGATTTGGAGTCGTACCTACAATTAAATTGTGAAAGAGGATCTTGGAGGTGTCCTGTGTGCAC AAAACCTGCGCAATTGGAAGGTCTGGAGGTCGACCAATATATGTGGGGCATTTTGAACACTTTAAATACTGCAGAAGTAGAAGAGGTAACGATAGACTCCATGGCGAATTGGAAGCCAGCTAAAAACATGAGCGGTATTAAATCGGAAGAGGAAAGCGATTGCAAGAGAATGACCAAGGCAATGTCACCTGGAAGTATGAACATGCCCACTATGAATAATTGGGATATGAACCAGGCAATGAGTCCGTACATACCGCCTGACATGAGCAGCATCGTGAGCGGCTCTATGATGAACAATACGCAATCCACTTATACAAACAACAACATTAACCATAGAAATTCGTCGGGTGGATCCTTCGATATTAATTCCGGAACGAATACGAACGCCAGTAACGATTATTCTAACGGAACGGGGCCTCTTTCGCACTTGAACGAATCGGTTAATTCTCTAGATCCTCTCAACGCTATGGAAAAATCGCTGAACGATCAG ATGCCCCACACACCACACACACCACATACTCCTCACACACCTCACACACCGGGTGGTGGTAATAGTGGGCCACCTAGTGTTCCTCCTGCATCTCAGGAATCTACGGGGAATCATAACACGTCTGGTAGTACGAGTACAAACATTAATAATGATACTGCAGATATACCATCAGATTTAAATTTCGATCCAGCTGCAGTGATAGATGGCGAGGGCACAGGTCAGGAAGCATTGAAT CTCTTGCCAGACAATGTTGTAGATCCGATGGAACTACTTTCATACTTAGATCCACCAGATCTGAATACCCCTCCCAGCAGCGGCGCTAGCAGTGGAAACCCCTCATCTAGTGATGACATATTGGCACTCTTCGAATAA
- the tna gene encoding zinc finger MIZ domain-containing protein tonalli isoform X2, producing the protein MVAAATATATATASVVAMQDRQDIPSQFNQMQSQHGIPHQTYNAGYAQRGPMAGMGPVGMSNFNSMGTMSPMHSMNSMNSMNSMNGMNSMNPMSMGGMNGMTGMNAMTPMNSMSNMGNMGMNNMMGPNNMQMNKMSMQAQPHQGYPRRLAPYPNPAMHMTQKRQQGPYAGPNPAAMQPNFNGMATSQYPTNYPAAARPNFPQYQPMQSMNPTAAGFGPNTMIRSTNMRQAAPSYNTTAQAAATSQYYGSNGIPVSMGPTTVGNQFVGHQPNTGYAGGASSYGASAAVTSQYQQDVAAMRTTGAGSLNYQHSPIPGNPTPPLTPATSMPPYISPNPDIKPNFNEMKSPVNLQKDDELRLTFPVRDGIILPPFRLEHNLAVSNHVFQLKSTVHQTLMWRSDLELQLKCFHHEDRQMNTNWPASVQVSVNATPLVIDRGENKTSHKPLYLKDVCQPGRNTIQITVSACCCSHLFVLQLVHRPSVRSVLHGLLRKRLLTAEHCITKIKRNFSNTISNNGIQSEKDVVEQTALKVSLKCPITFKRITLPARGHDCKHIQCFDLESYLQLNCERGSWRCPVCTKPAQLEGLEVDQYMWGILNTLNTAEVEEVTIDSMANWKPAKNMSGIKSEEESDCKRMTKAMSPGSMNMPTMNNWDMNQAMSPYIPPDMSSIVSGSMMNNTQSTYTNNNINHRNSSGGSFDINSGTNTNASNDYSNGTGPLSHLNESVNSLDPLNAMEKSLNDQMPHTPHTPHTPHTPHTPGGGNSGPPSVPPASQESTGNHNTSGSTSTNINNDTADIPSDLNFDPAAVIDGEGTGQEALNLLPDNVVDPMELLSYLDPPDLNTPPSSGASSGNPSSSDDILALFE; encoded by the exons ATGGTGGCAGCTGCCACCGCTACGGCCACCGCCACTGCCAGCGTGGTGGCCATGCAGGACCGCCAAGACATCCCCTCGCAATTCAATCAG ATGCAGAGCCAACATGGAATCCCCCACCAAACGTACAACGCAGGGTACGCCCAAAGAGGACCAATGGCCGGAATGGGGCCAGTCGGGATGAGCAATTTCAATAGCATGGGCACGATGAGCCCAATGCACTCTATGAATTCCATGAATTCGATGAACAGTATGAATGGCATGAACTCGATGAATCCTATGTCGATGGGAGGTATGAACGGTATGACTGGTATGAACGCGATGACACCCATGAACTCCATGAGTAACATGGGTAACATGGGCATGAACAATATGATGGGACCTAACAACATGCAGATGAACAAAATGAGCATGCAG GCTCAACCCCACCAAGGCTATCCAAGGAGATTAGCGCCTTACCCCAACCCCGCGATGCACATGACGCAGAAGAGGCAACAGGGTCCTTACGCTGGCCCGAATCCAGCTGCGATGCAGCCGAACTTCAACGGTATGGCGACGTCGCAGTATCCGACCAATTACCCAGCGGCAGCGAGGCCGAACTTTCCCCAGTATCAGCCGATGCAGAGCATGAATCCCACGGCCGCCGGCTTCGGGCCCAACACGATGATACGGAGCACGAACATGAGGCAAGCCGCGCCGTCTTACAACACCACTGCTCAGGCGGCGGCGACCAGCCAATACTACGGTAGCAACGGTATACCGGTTAGCATGGGACCTACCACTGTTGGCAATCAATTCGTCGGTCATCAACCGAACACGGGATACGCTGGTGGTGCATCCTCGTACGGGGCGAGCGCCGCGGTGACCAGTCAGTACCAACAGGACGTGGCGGCGATGAGAACGACGGGCGCGGGGAGTTTGAATTATCAACACAGTCCTATCCCCGGAAACCCGACTCCGCCGCTCACGCCTGCCACCAGCATGCCCCCTTACATTAGTCCGAATCCAGACATTAAACCTAACTTCAATGAGATGAAGTCACCAGTTAACCTTCAGA AGGACGACGAACTAAGATTAACATTCCCAGTGAGGGATGGCATCATTCTTCCACCCTTCCGCTTAGAACACAATTTGGCTGTAAGCAATCACGTATTCCAACTGAAGTCCACGGTGCACCAAACGTTAATGTGGCGATCGGATCTTGAACTACAGCTCAAGTGTTTCCATCATGAGGATAGGCAAATGAATACGAATTGGCCGGCGAGCGTACAAGTTTCCGTGAACGCTACGCCGCTAGTTATCGATCGTGGTGAGAATAAAACGTCTCATAAGCCCTTATACCTGAAGGACGTGTGTCAACCGGGAAGGAACACGATACAAATCACCGTCTCGGCGTGTTGTTGT TCGCATTTGTTCGTGCTTCAATTAGTCCATCGGCCAAGCGTGCGAAGTGTGCTCCATGGATTACTACGCAAAAGGCTACTTACAGCAGAACATTGTATAACAAAAATCAAACGGAATTTCAGTAATACTATTTCAAATAATGGAATACAATCGGAGAAAGACGTGGTGGAACAAACAGCACTTAAG GTATCTTTAAAATGTCCTATCACTTTTAAACGTATTACACTGCCAGCAAGAGGACACGATTGCAAGCACATACAATGCTTCGATTTGGAGTCGTACCTACAATTAAATTGTGAAAGAGGATCTTGGAGGTGTCCTGTGTGCAC AAAACCTGCGCAATTGGAAGGTCTGGAGGTCGACCAATATATGTGGGGCATTTTGAACACTTTAAATACTGCAGAAGTAGAAGAGGTAACGATAGACTCCATGGCGAATTGGAAGCCAGCTAAAAACATGAGCGGTATTAAATCGGAAGAGGAAAGCGATTGCAAGAGAATGACCAAGGCAATGTCACCTGGAAGTATGAACATGCCCACTATGAATAATTGGGATATGAACCAGGCAATGAGTCCGTACATACCGCCTGACATGAGCAGCATCGTGAGCGGCTCTATGATGAACAATACGCAATCCACTTATACAAACAACAACATTAACCATAGAAATTCGTCGGGTGGATCCTTCGATATTAATTCCGGAACGAATACGAACGCCAGTAACGATTATTCTAACGGAACGGGGCCTCTTTCGCACTTGAACGAATCGGTTAATTCTCTAGATCCTCTCAACGCTATGGAAAAATCGCTGAACGATCAG ATGCCCCACACACCACACACACCACATACTCCTCACACACCTCACACACCGGGTGGTGGTAATAGTGGGCCACCTAGTGTTCCTCCTGCATCTCAGGAATCTACGGGGAATCATAACACGTCTGGTAGTACGAGTACAAACATTAATAATGATACTGCAGATATACCATCAGATTTAAATTTCGATCCAGCTGCAGTGATAGATGGCGAGGGCACAGGTCAGGAAGCATTGAAT CTCTTGCCAGACAATGTTGTAGATCCGATGGAACTACTTTCATACTTAGATCCACCAGATCTGAATACCCCTCCCAGCAGCGGCGCTAGCAGTGGAAACCCCTCATCTAGTGATGACATATTGGCACTCTTCGAATAA